From a single Collibacillus ludicampi genomic region:
- the nadD gene encoding nicotinate-nucleotide adenylyltransferase, which produces MRVGLFGGTFDPIHTGHLVVAMLAKEALNLDKVYFIPAGVPPHKRDKRITEGIHRYRMVQLAIQGYDEYEVLDWELKQNQPSYTVDTLSWYCRTHPSHDPFFIMGADMLLDLPNWQKADRVIELTDIIAVTRPGFNQAMSEQYLRLLPASWRKHIHFVDMPGLEISSTWLRERLDQGLSVAHLVPDRVICYIKENRLYG; this is translated from the coding sequence ATGAGAGTCGGACTTTTCGGCGGAACCTTTGACCCGATTCATACAGGCCATCTCGTTGTGGCCATGTTAGCCAAAGAAGCGCTCAACCTGGATAAAGTCTATTTCATTCCTGCAGGTGTTCCTCCGCATAAACGTGACAAACGAATTACGGAGGGTATCCACAGGTACCGTATGGTACAATTGGCTATACAAGGATATGATGAATATGAGGTGCTCGATTGGGAACTGAAACAAAATCAACCGTCTTATACGGTAGATACTTTATCTTGGTATTGCCGCACGCATCCTTCCCATGATCCTTTCTTCATCATGGGTGCCGATATGTTGCTGGATCTTCCCAATTGGCAGAAAGCGGATCGCGTGATCGAACTGACCGACATCATCGCGGTGACACGGCCGGGTTTCAATCAAGCGATGTCTGAACAATATTTACGATTGTTGCCCGCATCGTGGCGGAAACATATTCATTTCGTTGACATGCCGGGCCTTGAGATTTCTTCAACGTGGCTACGCGAACGTTTGGATCAGGGATTGTCTGTTGCCCATCTGGTTCCTGATCGCGTGATATGCTACATAAAGGAGAATCGTTTGTATGGATGA
- the yhbY gene encoding ribosome assembly RNA-binding protein YhbY, with product MLTGKQKRYLRSLAHHLDPILQVGKGGVSENLLEQVSLALEAHELIKVAVLNNCEEDKDEVAHQLAEGTESELVQVIGKTIVLYRESVEKKQIELPR from the coding sequence ATGCTTACAGGAAAACAAAAGCGTTACTTGCGTTCTTTGGCACATCATCTTGATCCCATTCTGCAAGTGGGAAAAGGCGGTGTTTCGGAAAATTTGCTGGAACAGGTTTCCCTTGCTCTTGAAGCACACGAATTGATTAAAGTAGCCGTTTTAAATAATTGTGAGGAAGATAAAGATGAAGTCGCTCATCAACTTGCGGAAGGTACCGAATCCGAATTGGTGCAAGTGATAGGCAAGACGATCGTGCTTTATAGGGAGTCTGTGGAAAAGAAACAGATCGAACTTCCTCGCTGA